The Desulfocurvibacter africanus subsp. africanus DSM 2603 genome has a segment encoding these proteins:
- a CDS encoding type IV pilus twitching motility protein PilT, whose amino-acid sequence MPRIEAFLRKLIEEGGSDLHLSSGAQPIIRLHGKLEPLGREPMVPAELDELLREIAREDKIREFEACGDVDFGYEIKGLGRFRVNYFRQMRGMSAAFRVVPERVPSMDELRLPAILKDLAMLPKGLVLVTGPTGSGKSTTLAAMIDHANQHRREHIITIEDPVEFVHQSKGCLVQQREVGRDTKSFQAALRGALREDPDIILVGEMRDRETIALALEAAETGHLVLSTLHTVSAAKTVDRIIEVFPGDMQSQIRSSLSESLRAVVSQVLFTRADRPGRVAALELLLAVPAVRNLIRENKTYQLPSLIQMGKAQGMQHLDEQIQKLLDSGMVTPQDALVQAVDKKRFARQGDGRLMGSMFSE is encoded by the coding sequence GTGCCGCGTATCGAAGCCTTCCTGCGCAAGCTCATCGAAGAGGGCGGTTCTGACCTGCACCTGTCCAGCGGCGCGCAGCCCATCATTCGCCTGCACGGCAAGCTGGAGCCCCTAGGCCGCGAGCCCATGGTTCCAGCGGAGTTGGACGAACTGCTGCGCGAGATCGCACGCGAGGACAAGATCCGGGAATTCGAGGCCTGCGGTGATGTGGATTTCGGCTACGAAATCAAGGGGCTGGGCCGCTTCCGCGTGAACTACTTCCGCCAGATGCGCGGCATGTCCGCGGCGTTTCGCGTGGTGCCCGAGCGCGTGCCGAGCATGGACGAACTGCGCCTGCCGGCAATCCTCAAGGACTTGGCCATGCTGCCCAAGGGGCTTGTGCTCGTGACCGGGCCAACGGGCAGCGGCAAGTCCACCACCCTGGCGGCCATGATCGACCACGCCAACCAGCACCGCCGCGAGCACATCATCACCATCGAGGACCCGGTGGAGTTCGTGCACCAGAGCAAGGGCTGCCTGGTGCAGCAGCGCGAGGTCGGCCGCGACACGAAGAGCTTCCAGGCCGCCCTGCGCGGAGCCCTGCGCGAGGACCCGGACATCATTCTTGTGGGCGAGATGCGTGACCGCGAGACCATCGCCCTGGCCCTGGAGGCCGCCGAGACGGGCCATCTGGTCTTGTCCACCCTGCATACCGTATCCGCGGCCAAGACCGTGGACCGCATCATCGAGGTCTTTCCCGGCGACATGCAGAGCCAGATCCGCTCCAGCCTGTCCGAGTCGCTGCGCGCCGTGGTCTCGCAGGTGCTGTTCACCCGCGCGGACAGGCCCGGCCGGGTCGCCGCGCTGGAACTGCTGCTGGCCGTGCCGGCCGTGCGCAACCTCATCCGCGAGAACAAGACCTACCAGCTGCCTTCGCTCATCCAGATGGGCAAGGCCCAGGGCATGCAGCACCTGGACGAGCAGATCCAGAAGCTCCTGGACAGCGGCATGGTCACCCCCCAGGACGCCCTTGTCCAAGCCGTGGACAAGAAGCGCTTCGCGCGCCAGGGCGACGGAAGGCTCATGGGCTCCATGTTCAGCGAGTAG
- a CDS encoding polymer-forming cytoskeletal protein encodes MDARSPRHSRSSAGFILIYLMVAMALVAALAAGVMVLSTSSATGQVETGRQLQAMHLAQAGVDYAKAHKKAWFTDMATKGGMSFDLGGSGLFMLQVANNGDGTFDMASTGISGQSTSFEANYETHATGYTPEDDSGTPGDPSDEYPTPTEVVDYTLFTSDTPLSVSNQGTIDGSVAGASVTLGNQVEVTGSVRSESTVRLINHSSIGGNICAADDVFMENHTEVGGEIHTQGDLEVGSNEATVHGSVYVAGNVILRNRARILGDVHAGGDVELGSNNSLVAGNIYSGGNVILNNAATVVGDVHAAGNINVNWGGTIEGDAIAGGTVTVNSTGGQVNGSRSPRMPSPPRIMPTPPKSCGAVTMPKLQTFFSDPSNNVTIGWDKDSSKPLAPGTYGALTLGGQNRLYLSSGDECADPCASSCVDYVFSSVSAGTQPDLFLDLSGTDGACNPDNSRDFLTILVSGDVTWGDGMTIQVSCDGKNYKPFDSADPKLAALVYIESHGSFTLKNQSPWFGTILTKNNLTFVNQTKLIGSYHTLDGTADTGNQPYIKYVKSVFADQCWD; translated from the coding sequence ATGGACGCACGCAGCCCGCGACATTCCCGTTCCTCAGCCGGCTTCATCCTCATCTATCTCATGGTGGCCATGGCCCTTGTCGCCGCTCTTGCGGCCGGCGTGATGGTCCTGTCCACTTCATCCGCCACCGGTCAGGTGGAAACCGGGCGGCAGTTGCAGGCCATGCATCTGGCCCAGGCCGGAGTGGATTACGCCAAGGCGCACAAAAAAGCCTGGTTCACGGACATGGCGACCAAGGGCGGCATGTCGTTCGACCTGGGAGGCTCTGGGCTCTTCATGCTCCAAGTCGCCAATAACGGCGACGGCACTTTTGATATGGCTTCCACGGGCATAAGTGGACAAAGCACGTCCTTCGAAGCAAACTACGAAACGCATGCGACGGGTTATACACCGGAGGACGACTCCGGCACCCCAGGCGACCCATCGGACGAATACCCCACGCCCACCGAAGTCGTCGACTACACCCTTTTCACTTCGGACACGCCCCTTTCCGTCAGCAATCAGGGCACTATCGACGGCAGCGTTGCGGGAGCCAGCGTCACGCTCGGCAACCAGGTCGAGGTCACGGGCAGCGTGCGTTCCGAATCCACTGTCAGGCTGATCAACCACTCTTCGATCGGCGGCAACATTTGCGCGGCGGATGATGTGTTCATGGAAAACCATACCGAGGTGGGCGGGGAGATCCACACCCAAGGCGACCTCGAAGTGGGCAGCAACGAAGCCACCGTGCACGGGAGCGTATATGTCGCCGGCAACGTGATCCTGCGCAACCGAGCCAGGATCCTGGGCGACGTGCATGCAGGCGGGGACGTCGAGCTGGGCTCCAACAACAGTCTCGTGGCGGGGAACATATACTCCGGCGGCAATGTAATTCTCAACAACGCCGCCACCGTGGTTGGAGACGTGCATGCGGCCGGGAACATCAACGTCAACTGGGGCGGCACCATCGAAGGCGACGCCATCGCGGGCGGCACGGTCACGGTCAATTCCACGGGTGGGCAGGTGAATGGCTCGCGCTCTCCGAGAATGCCGTCCCCGCCGAGGATCATGCCCACGCCACCCAAGTCTTGCGGCGCGGTCACCATGCCCAAGCTGCAAACCTTCTTCTCCGATCCCAGCAATAACGTGACTATCGGCTGGGACAAGGACAGCTCGAAGCCCCTGGCTCCGGGTACTTATGGCGCGTTGACTCTGGGTGGGCAGAACAGGCTCTATCTGTCCTCGGGCGACGAGTGCGCCGACCCGTGCGCCTCCAGCTGCGTGGATTACGTCTTTTCCTCCGTCTCCGCCGGGACGCAGCCTGATCTTTTCCTGGATCTCTCGGGCACGGACGGCGCATGCAATCCGGACAACTCACGAGACTTCTTGACAATACTCGTATCCGGCGATGTCACCTGGGGTGACGGCATGACTATTCAGGTTTCCTGCGACGGCAAGAACTACAAGCCGTTTGACTCCGCCGACCCCAAGCTGGCCGCCCTTGTCTACATCGAGAGCCACGGCAGCTTTACGCTCAAGAACCAGAGCCCATGGTTCGGCACCATCCTGACCAAAAACAACCTTACCTTCGTCAACCAGACCAAGCTCATCGGCTCGTATCACACCCTGGACGGCACCGCGGATACAGGCAACCAGCCGTACATCAAGTACGTCAAATCTGTCTTTGCCGACCAGTGCTGGGACTGA
- a CDS encoding pilus assembly FimT family protein, which yields MTDNSGFTFIELIAVIAILGILAVTAISSISPDAEPMAVEDALKAHLRFAQARAMSEDPQGSWGIQLNANSYVLLDNGATATSTVFPGTDSATYAWPAGVSIAGGNGALTFDYRGAPSFNGTPLAANHVVTFSIGRSMTITKGTGYVQ from the coding sequence ATGACAGACAACTCCGGTTTCACTTTTATCGAACTCATCGCCGTGATCGCCATCCTCGGCATCCTGGCGGTGACGGCCATCAGCTCTATTTCGCCCGATGCCGAGCCAATGGCGGTCGAGGACGCGCTCAAGGCGCACCTGCGCTTCGCCCAGGCCAGGGCCATGAGTGAGGACCCGCAAGGAAGCTGGGGCATCCAGCTTAACGCGAATTCCTACGTGCTCCTGGACAACGGCGCGACCGCCACTTCCACTGTCTTCCCCGGCACGGATTCGGCTACGTACGCTTGGCCTGCCGGCGTGAGCATCGCCGGCGGGAACGGAGCCCTGACCTTCGATTACCGTGGCGCGCCCAGCTTCAACGGTACGCCCCTCGCCGCCAATCACGTCGTGACCTTCTCAATCGGCCGCAGCATGACCATCACCAAGGGCACGGGGTACGTGCAGTGA
- a CDS encoding PP-loop superfamily ATP-utilizing enzyme — MENTRLAAKLDLLRQRLTALSPGLLALSGGLDSRVLAHLAWSWELEFRAVHVRGPHVPPAETAYALAWVASLGKTLEILDVDPLAHEGVCVNDKTRCYHCKKAMFQTLGALAERLGLSCMIEGSQASDAMVYRPGRQALAELGIVSPMAEVDLSKPELRAIARSAGMADPEQAARPCLLTRLEYGLRPTQDMLAQLAACEAELAVMGLLDFRLRMHRAGRAVLQVSMTEAGLAERLARPISEALQRHGLGHAELLVTGSVSGYFDN; from the coding sequence ATGGAGAATACGCGTTTGGCCGCCAAGCTCGATTTGCTCAGGCAGCGTCTGACCGCATTGTCACCGGGGCTGCTGGCCCTGTCCGGCGGACTGGATTCGCGCGTATTGGCGCACCTGGCCTGGAGTTGGGAACTGGAGTTCCGTGCCGTGCACGTGCGCGGGCCGCATGTGCCGCCGGCCGAGACCGCGTATGCCCTGGCCTGGGTTGCAAGCCTGGGAAAGACGTTGGAAATCCTGGACGTTGATCCGCTTGCGCACGAAGGCGTGTGCGTAAATGATAAAACTCGTTGTTATCATTGCAAAAAAGCCATGTTCCAAACTCTTGGCGCATTGGCCGAGCGCTTGGGCCTGAGCTGCATGATCGAGGGCAGCCAGGCTTCGGATGCCATGGTTTATCGGCCTGGTCGCCAAGCCTTGGCGGAGTTGGGCATTGTCAGCCCCATGGCCGAAGTGGACTTGTCCAAGCCCGAGCTGCGCGCCATCGCCCGCTCAGCTGGCATGGCCGATCCGGAGCAGGCCGCGCGGCCCTGCCTGCTGACCCGCCTGGAGTACGGCCTGCGGCCCACGCAAGACATGTTGGCGCAGCTGGCCGCCTGCGAGGCCGAGCTGGCCGTTATGGGTCTGCTTGATTTCCGCTTGCGCATGCACCGTGCCGGCCGTGCCGTGCTGCAAGTCTCCATGACCGAAGCCGGCTTGGCCGAGCGCCTGGCCCGCCCGATATCCGAGGCCTTGCAGCGCCATGGTCTCGGCCATGCCGAACTGCTGGTCACCGGCTCAGTGAGCGGCTATTTCGACAATTGA
- a CDS encoding type II secretion system F family protein has product MQDYSYTAIDQNGARVTGRISAANAAEAMEIVAAKGLIPAGVRSGTDWNPLAGLLGGLLSGIKAGELILFTKQLKTMFAAGVPVLTLFEVLEEQAANPRLKRVVAGLHQDVRAGRTLHEAFSSHPRIFSPLYCSMVRAGEVSGRLGDVLDRLIRLLQHEHRIKSDIRSALRYPMFVLATLTASFFFLLTTVVPKFMGFFDKLGLELPLPTRICIMLYQLISNYWPMLLALLVLAMVSLHAALRTRRGSYVKDALLLTLPLIGPVLRKAAMSRFASTFAILQASGVSVLESLDILAGTIGNSAVSQEFERLKEQLQQGRGIAAPLRQARFFTPMVVNMVAIGEESGNLEEMLRDVSAHYDEEVGYAVAAMSQAIGPLLMICMAGVVGFFAMAIFMPMWDLTKMVR; this is encoded by the coding sequence ATGCAGGATTACAGCTACACGGCCATCGACCAGAACGGCGCGCGCGTCACGGGTCGCATCTCCGCCGCGAACGCGGCCGAGGCCATGGAAATCGTGGCGGCCAAGGGACTCATTCCGGCCGGGGTAAGGTCAGGCACGGACTGGAATCCGTTGGCCGGCCTGTTGGGCGGCCTTTTGAGTGGAATCAAGGCCGGCGAGCTGATCCTGTTCACCAAGCAGCTCAAGACCATGTTCGCCGCGGGCGTGCCCGTGCTCACGCTCTTCGAGGTGCTGGAGGAGCAGGCGGCCAACCCGCGGCTCAAGCGCGTCGTGGCCGGCCTGCACCAGGACGTGCGCGCGGGCCGCACCCTGCACGAGGCCTTCTCCAGCCATCCGCGCATCTTTTCGCCGCTGTACTGCAGCATGGTCCGCGCCGGCGAGGTCAGCGGCCGGTTGGGCGACGTGCTGGATCGGCTCATCCGCCTGCTGCAGCACGAGCACAGGATCAAGTCCGACATCCGCAGCGCGCTGCGCTACCCCATGTTCGTGCTGGCCACGCTGACGGCCTCGTTCTTCTTCCTGCTGACCACGGTGGTGCCCAAGTTCATGGGCTTTTTCGACAAGCTCGGGCTGGAGCTGCCCCTGCCCACGCGCATCTGCATCATGCTCTACCAGCTCATCAGCAACTACTGGCCCATGCTGCTGGCCTTGCTGGTCCTGGCCATGGTCAGCCTGCACGCGGCCCTGCGCACTAGGCGCGGAAGCTACGTCAAGGACGCCCTGCTGCTCACGCTGCCTCTCATCGGTCCCGTGCTGCGCAAAGCCGCCATGTCGCGCTTCGCCAGCACCTTCGCCATCCTGCAGGCCAGCGGCGTGTCCGTGCTGGAGTCCCTGGACATCCTGGCCGGCACCATCGGCAACAGCGCCGTCAGCCAGGAGTTCGAACGGCTCAAGGAACAGCTCCAGCAGGGCCGAGGCATAGCCGCGCCCCTGCGCCAGGCGCGCTTCTTCACGCCCATGGTCGTGAACATGGTGGCCATCGGCGAGGAGTCCGGCAATCTGGAAGAGATGCTGCGCGACGTGTCCGCGCACTACGACGAGGAGGTCGGCTATGCCGTGGCGGCCATGTCGCAGGCCATCGGGCCATTGCTCATGATCTGCATGGCCGGCGTGGTCGGCTTCTTCGCCATGGCCATCTTCATGCCCATGTGGGACCTGACCAAGATGGTGCGCTGA
- a CDS encoding pilin: MTARKRDIDRKAQAGFTLIELIAVIVILGILATVAVPKYIDLQKEARAAAVKGLAGNLGSAAALNYAAEVAGNASAVSLTKCAEITNVANVDSNFATAYTLTDTSTGAKLGDTFTCTIVDAKDSEATATFTGIYVP, from the coding sequence ATGACCGCTCGCAAACGCGACATCGACAGAAAGGCGCAGGCCGGTTTCACACTCATCGAACTTATCGCCGTCATCGTCATCTTGGGCATTTTGGCTACTGTGGCAGTGCCTAAGTATATTGATTTGCAGAAAGAGGCACGTGCCGCAGCCGTTAAGGGTCTTGCTGGTAATCTTGGCTCTGCTGCAGCCTTGAACTATGCCGCTGAAGTAGCTGGGAACGCATCAGCCGTATCACTTACGAAATGCGCTGAGATTACTAATGTCGCCAACGTAGATTCGAACTTTGCTACGGCCTATACGCTTACGGATACCAGCACGGGTGCAAAGCTTGGGGATACCTTTACCTGCACGATCGTGGATGCCAAGGATTCTGAAGCCACTGCGACTTTTACTGGAATCTACGTTCCTTAA
- a CDS encoding DUF3618 domain-containing protein: MAQEPSELTRARQAGNHKRDPDEIMADIRRARAEMSVTAGEVRTRLDPERLKAQAKEQVREATVGRAKNMAENMSMKAKGYSRSMKERIKDNPIPAAMTAIGIGWLMWGSREKAREERHGYDYGYMVSSQGLRSDYPERMETTASPCGTVGIYSSMATGRPAEQERAGARIGETAQEYRERMGEKAQEMREQMGEKAHEYRERLSETAEEYRARMSDKAGQYRESARRYYESGRERAAHAGQSLHSRYEHNPLGMGLAVMAAGALAGLAFKESRWEHETMGPYRDKMLSSVQEAGSERLHHAAEKATEKVHEARERMEAKAGEAESRMSAESGTSTSAEWRGASSPGVGHPTVGDTRPRSENMAQEEPAPMDKPSKLRPT, from the coding sequence ATGGCTCAAGAGCCAAGTGAGCTGACCCGCGCACGGCAAGCGGGCAATCACAAAAGAGACCCCGACGAGATCATGGCCGATATTCGCCGCGCGCGCGCCGAGATGAGCGTGACCGCCGGCGAGGTTCGCACGCGGCTCGATCCGGAACGGCTCAAGGCCCAAGCCAAGGAGCAGGTGCGTGAGGCGACTGTGGGCAGGGCCAAAAACATGGCGGAGAACATGAGCATGAAAGCAAAAGGCTACAGTCGCTCGATGAAGGAACGCATCAAGGACAACCCCATTCCCGCCGCCATGACCGCCATCGGCATCGGCTGGCTCATGTGGGGCTCGCGCGAGAAGGCACGCGAGGAGCGCCATGGCTATGATTACGGCTACATGGTTTCCTCGCAGGGCCTGCGCTCTGACTATCCTGAACGCATGGAAACCACGGCTTCGCCCTGCGGAACAGTGGGCATTTACTCCTCCATGGCGACCGGCCGCCCGGCCGAGCAAGAGCGCGCCGGCGCGCGGATAGGCGAGACAGCTCAAGAGTATCGCGAACGCATGGGCGAAAAGGCCCAGGAGATGCGCGAGCAGATGGGCGAGAAAGCCCACGAATACCGGGAGCGCTTGAGCGAGACAGCCGAAGAGTACCGGGCGCGCATGAGCGACAAGGCCGGCCAGTACCGCGAATCGGCCAGGCGCTACTACGAGTCGGGCCGCGAGCGGGCCGCGCACGCTGGTCAATCGCTGCATAGCCGTTACGAACACAACCCCCTGGGCATGGGCCTGGCGGTTATGGCTGCCGGCGCTCTGGCTGGCTTGGCCTTCAAGGAGTCGCGCTGGGAGCACGAAACCATGGGCCCCTATCGCGACAAGATGCTCTCCTCGGTGCAGGAGGCGGGCAGCGAGCGGCTGCATCATGCTGCCGAAAAGGCTACGGAAAAGGTCCACGAGGCTCGCGAGCGCATGGAAGCCAAGGCCGGAGAGGCCGAAAGCCGCATGAGCGCCGAGTCGGGCACAAGCACGTCCGCCGAATGGCGGGGTGCCTCATCCCCCGGAGTGGGCCACCCGACAGTGGGCGACACGCGGCCGCGCTCCGAGAACATGGCCCAGGAAGAGCCCGCGCCCATGGACAAGCCTAGCAAATTGCGCCCTACGTAG
- a CDS encoding PulJ/GspJ family protein, with protein MKSVIRTDCTRRSARRSLPRFTSSTSGGFTLIEMIVTLTITALAATMLFTFMGPAVTRSHEPVGRLDADMALAAVAANVRMRYAALGTPGDTAWDNFTDGLGAEGSDQNNTYGAYTVVQKRWITFDTSGIEVDLTGNTGHAAYGKFLKLIIDNGGQPLVLLLSRQGT; from the coding sequence GTGAAATCCGTCATCAGGACCGATTGCACGCGCCGTTCAGCGCGCCGCTCCCTGCCGCGCTTCACATCCTCCACATCAGGGGGCTTCACACTCATCGAGATGATCGTGACCCTGACCATTACGGCCTTGGCCGCGACCATGCTGTTCACCTTCATGGGACCGGCCGTGACCCGCAGCCACGAACCCGTGGGCAGGCTGGATGCGGACATGGCCCTGGCGGCGGTGGCGGCCAACGTGCGGATGCGCTACGCGGCGCTGGGCACGCCCGGCGACACCGCCTGGGACAACTTCACCGACGGCCTCGGCGCGGAAGGATCGGACCAGAACAACACCTATGGAGCGTATACGGTTGTCCAGAAGCGCTGGATCACCTTCGACACTTCGGGCATCGAGGTCGACCTGACGGGCAACACAGGCCATGCGGCTTACGGCAAATTTCTCAAGCTGATCATCGACAACGGCGGACAGCCGCTGGTGCTGCTCCTGAGCAGGCAGGGCACTTGA
- a CDS encoding GspE/PulE family protein gives MRRKARLGEMLVQSGLLDKATLDKALQDKARGKRKLGEYLVANGICREGDIIGCISRQMGIEKYHPSRFPVDVSLSGHIPADMARQLKLAPLSLNGRLLLLAMVDPLDIEAMDSAEFASKCEVDPVICSEQELNQLHSTIYGLYSGLGDVLDGMEELRLEGSGDEDRTVPQLDLKTRDDQADVPAVKLVNSILMQAVQERASDVHISPEKERMQVRFRIDGKLQEVPAPPKRFLAPMLSRIKLLAGMDIAVTRAPQDGRFSAVMDTREINIRASCMPTIHGENMVLRLLDTSSGGYGLEQLGMLGEDQDRLKAACARPHGLILVAGPTGSGKTTTLYAMLRLINTPEANVITLEDPVEYRIAGIRQVQLNRKAGMTFAGGLRSILRQDPDVIMVGEIRDAETAAIAVQAALTGHRVLSSVHTNDASGAITRLLDMGIEPFLVSSVLLAAVGQRLLRRVCPTCAEEYDPGRTALRQLGMEADKTATFRRGRGCTQCMQTGYRGRVGIYEILMADQQVQEMILRKASAGEIARAMTAAGKLRTLRQDAMDKVRRGETTIEEALSAVMF, from the coding sequence ATGAGACGCAAGGCCCGCCTGGGCGAAATGCTCGTGCAAAGCGGCCTGCTGGACAAGGCGACCCTGGATAAAGCCTTACAGGACAAGGCTCGCGGCAAGCGGAAGCTGGGCGAATACCTGGTGGCCAACGGCATCTGCCGCGAGGGCGACATCATCGGCTGCATCAGCCGGCAGATGGGCATAGAGAAGTACCACCCGAGCCGCTTCCCGGTGGACGTGTCCCTGTCCGGGCACATCCCGGCGGACATGGCCCGGCAGCTCAAGCTGGCTCCACTGTCCCTGAACGGCCGGCTGCTACTGCTGGCCATGGTCGATCCCCTGGACATCGAGGCCATGGACAGCGCGGAGTTCGCGTCCAAATGCGAGGTGGATCCGGTCATCTGCTCCGAGCAGGAGCTGAACCAGCTGCACAGTACCATATATGGCCTGTACTCGGGCCTTGGCGACGTATTGGATGGCATGGAAGAGTTGCGCCTGGAGGGTTCGGGCGACGAGGACCGCACGGTCCCGCAGCTTGATCTCAAAACGCGTGACGACCAGGCCGACGTGCCGGCGGTCAAGCTGGTCAACTCCATTCTGATGCAGGCCGTGCAGGAAAGGGCCAGCGATGTGCACATAAGCCCCGAGAAGGAGCGCATGCAAGTGCGTTTCCGCATCGACGGAAAGCTGCAGGAAGTTCCGGCCCCGCCCAAGCGTTTCCTTGCGCCCATGCTCTCGCGCATCAAGCTCCTGGCCGGCATGGACATCGCCGTGACGCGTGCGCCGCAGGACGGCCGTTTCTCGGCGGTCATGGATACCCGCGAGATCAACATCCGCGCATCGTGCATGCCGACCATCCACGGCGAGAACATGGTGCTTCGCCTGCTGGACACCAGCTCCGGCGGCTACGGGCTGGAACAGCTCGGCATGCTTGGGGAGGATCAGGACAGGCTCAAGGCCGCCTGCGCCAGACCGCATGGCTTGATCCTGGTCGCCGGTCCCACGGGCAGCGGCAAGACCACCACGCTCTACGCCATGCTGCGCCTCATCAACACGCCCGAAGCGAACGTCATCACCCTTGAGGACCCGGTGGAGTACCGCATCGCCGGCATCCGCCAGGTGCAGCTCAACCGCAAAGCGGGCATGACCTTCGCCGGCGGCCTGCGCTCCATTCTGCGCCAGGACCCGGACGTGATCATGGTCGGCGAAATACGCGACGCCGAGACCGCCGCCATCGCCGTGCAGGCCGCCCTTACGGGCCATCGCGTGCTGTCCAGCGTGCATACCAACGACGCGTCCGGAGCCATCACCCGCCTGCTGGACATGGGCATTGAGCCGTTCCTCGTGTCATCCGTCCTGCTGGCGGCCGTGGGGCAGCGGCTGTTGCGCCGGGTCTGTCCCACCTGCGCCGAGGAGTACGATCCTGGTCGGACGGCCCTGCGCCAGCTCGGGATGGAAGCTGACAAGACAGCGACCTTCCGGCGCGGGCGGGGCTGCACGCAGTGCATGCAGACAGGCTATCGCGGCCGCGTGGGCATCTACGAGATCCTCATGGCCGATCAGCAGGTGCAGGAGATGATCCTGCGCAAGGCCTCGGCCGGCGAGATCGCCCGCGCCATGACGGCGGCCGGCAAGCTGCGCACCCTGCGCCAGGACGCAATGGACAAGGTCCGGCGCGGCGAGACGACCATCGAGGAAGCCCTTTCAGCGGTCATGTTCTAA
- a CDS encoding PulJ/GspJ family protein has product MRRDAGFTLLELILVIALVGILSVLGSLGLSGVFQGYFLAEGNAELTQKGQLALMRLTKDLSYTVKSGITAGTDTSITFSVHIPNTVGGMSSETVSVELDPGNATRLLLNDDLLADGVTSFQLRYCNAMLSCTAAPSTDTRAIEITLELTSQGISESFTTRVAPPGLAE; this is encoded by the coding sequence ATGCGGCGCGACGCAGGCTTCACCCTCCTTGAGCTTATATTGGTCATCGCACTGGTCGGCATATTGTCCGTGCTGGGCAGCTTGGGGCTATCCGGCGTCTTTCAGGGTTATTTCCTGGCCGAAGGCAATGCCGAACTGACGCAGAAGGGCCAACTCGCGCTCATGCGCCTGACCAAGGATTTGTCCTACACCGTGAAGAGCGGTATCACCGCCGGAACGGACACCTCCATCACCTTCAGTGTTCACATTCCCAACACCGTGGGAGGTATGAGCAGCGAAACCGTCAGCGTGGAATTGGATCCGGGAAACGCCACACGCCTGCTGCTCAACGACGACTTGCTGGCGGATGGGGTCACAAGCTTCCAACTGCGCTACTGCAACGCCATGCTCTCCTGCACGGCGGCCCCGAGCACGGATACCCGAGCCATCGAAATCACCTTGGAGTTGACCAGCCAGGGCATCTCGGAATCCTTCACCACCCGCGTGGCTCCGCCGGGCCTGGCCGAGTAG
- a CDS encoding cupin domain-containing protein, translating into METPRKLDIATLVRDVHEDWRNFVAAEVNDHVLRVSVLRGDYHWHVHTKSDEVFYVVQGTLCVDFEDLTEELRPGQIIMVPKGVRHRTRGAQAEGGTVALCFEAADNDVLGDDPALGAAVSAP; encoded by the coding sequence GTGGAGACCCCCCGCAAGCTGGACATAGCCACACTCGTGCGCGATGTGCATGAGGATTGGAGGAATTTCGTCGCCGCCGAGGTCAACGATCACGTGCTGCGCGTGAGCGTGCTGCGCGGCGATTACCATTGGCACGTGCACACAAAGAGCGACGAAGTCTTCTACGTGGTCCAGGGAACCTTATGCGTGGATTTCGAGGATCTCACCGAGGAATTGAGGCCGGGGCAGATTATCATGGTGCCCAAAGGGGTTCGTCACCGCACGCGCGGAGCACAGGCCGAGGGCGGAACCGTGGCGCTCTGCTTCGAGGCCGCGGACAATGACGTGCTTGGGGATGATCCGGCCCTGGGAGCGGCGGTCTCGGCGCCGTAG
- a CDS encoding GNAT family N-acetyltransferase produces the protein MDLHIRRATKPDISILAAILDCSWLASCPNFLPGECVRRWVEDGRARRQAEAIQPRSLLVENGAGEPLGFISVRGGLLEMLWVVPQAWGRGIGSALLGQAEGLIRGRGHRRGQLMTYRDNTRALAFYQAKGWRPIKEFVEIAPGGVLLPVLRLEKDLYGAETAAPRAGSSPSTSLSAASKQSATVPPSACAPRVR, from the coding sequence ATGGACCTGCACATCCGCAGGGCAACAAAGCCCGACATATCGATCTTGGCCGCCATCCTGGACTGCTCCTGGTTGGCCTCATGCCCGAATTTTCTTCCCGGCGAGTGCGTGCGCCGCTGGGTGGAAGACGGCCGGGCGCGCCGCCAGGCCGAGGCGATCCAGCCCCGCAGTCTGCTGGTCGAAAATGGCGCGGGAGAGCCGCTCGGCTTCATCTCCGTGCGCGGCGGACTGCTGGAGATGCTCTGGGTCGTGCCCCAGGCTTGGGGCCGCGGCATCGGCTCCGCATTGCTGGGCCAGGCCGAGGGCTTGATCCGCGGCCGTGGGCATCGGCGCGGGCAACTCATGACCTATCGCGACAACACCCGCGCCCTGGCCTTCTACCAGGCCAAGGGCTGGCGGCCGATCAAGGAGTTCGTGGAGATCGCGCCCGGCGGGGTGCTGCTGCCCGTGCTGCGGCTGGAAAAGGACCTCTACGGCGCCGAGACCGCCGCTCCCAGGGCCGGATCATCCCCAAGCACGTCATTGTCCGCGGCCTCGAAGCAGAGCGCCACGGTTCCGCCCTCGGCCTGTGCTCCGCGCGTGCGGTGA